The proteins below come from a single Armatimonadota bacterium genomic window:
- the dnrN gene encoding iron-sulfur cluster repair di-iron protein — protein sequence MNTIDTNATVAQLVIERPARARVFEQMGIDYCCGGKKTLQQACAEKQLQVDEVVRQLLEAEQVSEPEERNWSQATLSELCEHIVSTHHEYLRRELPRLSELTRKVADAHRERHPEWDEVRDVYENLRFELQLHMQKEENVLFPAIMQMEQANAPLRFHFGTVANPIRMMEYEHDNAAQALQELRRLTNDYTPAEDACPTTRAMLEALEALEKDLHLHIHKENNILHPRAIALEESLLRR from the coding sequence ATGAACACGATTGACACAAACGCAACTGTGGCACAGCTGGTTATCGAGCGTCCTGCTCGTGCACGTGTGTTCGAGCAGATGGGTATTGACTACTGCTGTGGCGGTAAGAAGACGTTGCAGCAGGCATGCGCAGAGAAGCAATTGCAGGTAGACGAGGTCGTCCGCCAGCTGCTGGAGGCGGAGCAGGTCAGCGAACCAGAGGAACGTAACTGGTCGCAAGCCACGCTATCCGAGCTGTGCGAGCACATTGTATCAACCCACCACGAATATCTACGGCGCGAGCTACCACGCCTCAGCGAGCTGACGCGAAAAGTGGCGGATGCCCACCGCGAGCGCCACCCCGAATGGGATGAGGTGCGTGATGTCTACGAGAACCTGCGCTTTGAACTGCAACTGCATATGCAGAAGGAGGAAAACGTGCTGTTCCCTGCCATCATGCAGATGGAGCAGGCGAACGCTCCGCTACGTTTCCACTTCGGCACGGTGGCAAACCCTATCCGCATGATGGAATACGAGCACGACAACGCAGCGCAGGCACTGCAGGAACTGCGTCGCCTTACCAACGATTACACTCCTGCCGAAGACGCCTGCCCAACCACCCGCGCGATGCTGGAGGCACTGGAGGCGCTGGAGAAAGACCTGCACCTGCACATCCATAAGGAGAATAACATTCTCCACCCCCGCGCCATCGCGCTGGAAGAAAGTTTGCTTCGCCGATAA
- a CDS encoding cupin, protein MHSPYLYLTDLAQQVEIPRDGILSRTLYQDEHVKVVLFGFDKGQDLSEHTASTPALLHFVQGEADLTLGADQRTATAGTWVYMTPNLPHSVVAKTPVVMLLVLLR, encoded by the coding sequence ATGCACAGCCCGTACCTTTACTTAACCGACCTGGCGCAGCAGGTGGAAATCCCGCGTGACGGCATCCTGAGCCGCACGCTATATCAGGATGAACACGTGAAGGTGGTGCTCTTCGGTTTCGACAAAGGGCAAGACCTTTCCGAGCATACCGCATCCACGCCTGCCTTGCTTCATTTCGTGCAGGGTGAGGCAGACCTGACGCTCGGCGCAGACCAGCGCACCGCCACTGCAGGCACATGGGTGTACATGACCCCCAATCTGCCCCATAGCGTAGTGGCGAAGACGCCGGTGGTAATGCTGCTGGTGCTGCTCAGATAG
- a CDS encoding nitric-oxide reductase large subunit, protein MRYTKLWLTLAVVLLASFAVLGYYGVEIYQQAPPLPQRVITSDGQVIFTRQQIQEGQNVWQSMGGQEVGSVWGHGAYVAPDWSADWLHREIVWMLNHLAQQQHGVTYAELSTEQQAALRELVKREVRTNTYNPQTGDLVVSPLRAQAIRAVGAHYAALFGDDMRLNSLRQAYAIPPNSVSNANHREALNAFFFWAAWACGTNRPGTNVTYTNNWPHEPLIDNEPTSAIVLWSIISVVALLAGVGSMVWYFAARRREEEDTTVPEENPLRALQLTPSMHATLKYFWTVVAMFLAQIVFGILTAHYSVEGLGFFGVPLAQYLPYAVVRTWHVQLGIFWIATAWLATGLFVAPAVSGYEPRFQKLGVNLLYIALLFIVVGSMAGQWLSIQQKMGLGTSFWFGHQGYEYVDLGRFWQILLLVGLFLWLGMVGRALLPALRARSDSRSLLALFLLSAVAIGSFYGAGLMWGRHTHLAMAEYWRWWVVHLWVEGFFEVFATAVIAFLFSRMELVKASTATSAALFTAATYLTGGIIGTMHHLYFTGTPTAVLAWGATFSALEVVPLVLVGFEAYENLKLSRARPWVQAFRLPILFFVGVAFWNMVGAGLFGFLINPPIALYYMQGLNTTPVHGHTALFGVYGLLGLGLMLFCLRAFTIEHQWNERILRFAFWAMNIGLALMVLLSLLPVGLLQAAASIDQGLWYARSAEFLQQPLLQTLRWLRTVGDSVFTIGALALAWFVAGLHTGWSLQPMEERVPPRETDMVFSK, encoded by the coding sequence ATGCGGTACACGAAACTGTGGCTCACTTTGGCAGTGGTTCTACTCGCCTCCTTCGCCGTACTCGGTTACTACGGCGTTGAGATATATCAGCAAGCCCCTCCCCTCCCTCAGCGTGTGATTACCTCAGACGGGCAGGTAATCTTCACCCGGCAACAGATTCAGGAAGGACAGAACGTCTGGCAATCTATGGGGGGGCAAGAGGTTGGTTCCGTTTGGGGACATGGCGCGTATGTTGCCCCCGACTGGTCAGCAGACTGGTTGCACCGCGAAATCGTTTGGATGCTGAACCATTTGGCTCAGCAACAACACGGGGTAACCTATGCAGAACTCTCCACCGAACAGCAAGCCGCCTTGCGCGAGCTGGTAAAGCGCGAGGTGCGTACGAATACCTATAATCCCCAGACCGGAGACCTTGTGGTCTCACCTCTGCGGGCACAAGCAATACGTGCTGTTGGGGCGCATTACGCTGCTTTGTTCGGAGACGACATGCGCCTGAACTCTCTACGCCAGGCGTATGCTATCCCCCCGAACAGCGTGAGCAACGCCAATCACCGAGAGGCACTCAATGCCTTTTTCTTCTGGGCGGCGTGGGCATGTGGCACGAACCGTCCGGGCACCAACGTGACTTACACCAATAACTGGCCCCACGAACCACTGATTGACAACGAGCCGACCAGCGCCATCGTACTGTGGTCTATTATCAGCGTGGTGGCGTTGCTAGCGGGCGTCGGGAGCATGGTGTGGTATTTTGCCGCCCGCCGGCGCGAAGAAGAGGATACTACTGTGCCGGAGGAAAACCCGTTGCGTGCACTGCAGCTCACTCCGTCAATGCACGCTACGCTGAAGTATTTCTGGACGGTCGTAGCGATGTTCCTCGCACAGATTGTGTTCGGCATCCTCACCGCCCACTATAGCGTGGAAGGACTGGGGTTCTTCGGCGTTCCGCTGGCGCAGTATCTGCCCTATGCGGTGGTGCGCACGTGGCATGTGCAGCTGGGCATTTTCTGGATTGCCACCGCCTGGCTGGCGACAGGGCTATTTGTGGCGCCAGCGGTATCGGGCTACGAGCCGAGGTTTCAGAAGCTGGGCGTCAACCTGCTGTACATTGCCCTGCTGTTCATCGTTGTGGGATCAATGGCGGGACAATGGCTTTCCATCCAGCAGAAGATGGGATTAGGAACCAGCTTCTGGTTCGGGCACCAGGGGTACGAGTACGTGGACCTCGGTCGCTTCTGGCAGATACTGTTGCTGGTTGGCTTGTTCCTGTGGCTGGGCATGGTCGGTAGGGCACTACTGCCTGCATTACGCGCCCGCTCCGACAGCCGCAGCCTGCTGGCGTTGTTCCTGCTTTCCGCGGTCGCTATCGGCTCGTTCTACGGTGCAGGGCTGATGTGGGGACGGCATACCCACCTGGCGATGGCAGAGTACTGGCGCTGGTGGGTGGTGCATCTGTGGGTAGAAGGCTTCTTTGAGGTCTTCGCCACCGCAGTCATCGCCTTCCTGTTCAGCCGAATGGAGTTGGTGAAGGCGTCTACAGCGACCAGCGCTGCACTGTTCACCGCCGCTACTTATCTGACAGGTGGTATCATCGGCACGATGCATCACCTGTACTTTACTGGCACGCCTACCGCCGTTCTGGCGTGGGGAGCGACCTTCAGTGCCCTGGAGGTTGTACCTCTGGTGCTGGTGGGGTTTGAAGCCTACGAGAATCTCAAACTGAGCAGGGCACGCCCGTGGGTACAGGCGTTCCGCTTACCCATCTTGTTCTTCGTGGGCGTTGCCTTCTGGAACATGGTCGGAGCGGGGCTGTTTGGCTTTCTGATTAACCCGCCCATCGCCCTGTACTACATGCAGGGGCTGAACACAACTCCTGTGCATGGACATACCGCCCTGTTTGGGGTGTACGGTCTGTTGGGCTTAGGGCTGATGCTCTTCTGCCTGCGGGCGTTCACTATAGAACATCAATGGAACGAGCGGATTTTGCGTTTCGCTTTCTGGGCGATGAACATCGGGCTGGCGCTCATGGTGCTGCTGAGTCTGTTGCCGGTGGGACTGTTGCAGGCGGCAGCAAGCATCGATCAGGGATTGTGGTACGCCCGTTCGGCAGAGTTCCTGCAACAGCCGCTGCTACAAACCCTACGCTGGTTGCGTACTGTCGGTGACAGCGTGTTCACTATCGGTGCGTTGGCTTTAGCATGGTTCGTCGCCGGTTTGCATACCGGATGGTCGCTCCAGCCGATGGAGGAGCGCGTGCCCCCGCGCGAAACTGATATGGTGTTCAGTAAGTAG
- a CDS encoding transcriptional regulator: MISQTAEYALRAMVYLAQYPEQSHTNQQIARVTRVPTGYLAKVLQNLSRAGLITSRRGLGGGFALAKPPGEITVYEIVQAVDPIPRITSCPLKLKAHRDKLCPLHQRLDDAWELVEQSFRSTTLGDIIDEAGEEGVLCEE, from the coding sequence ATGATTTCGCAGACCGCAGAGTACGCTTTGAGGGCAATGGTTTATCTGGCGCAGTACCCTGAGCAATCGCACACCAATCAGCAGATTGCGCGGGTGACGCGCGTGCCAACGGGATATTTGGCGAAAGTGCTGCAGAACCTGAGCCGTGCCGGTTTAATCACCTCACGGCGTGGGCTCGGGGGAGGGTTCGCCCTGGCAAAGCCTCCGGGTGAGATTACCGTTTATGAGATTGTGCAGGCGGTAGACCCCATCCCCCGTATCACCTCGTGCCCTTTGAAGCTGAAGGCACATCGGGACAAGCTGTGTCCGCTGCACCAGCGGCTGGATGATGCCTGGGAACTAGTAGAACAGTCTTTCCGCAGCACCACGCTCGGTGACATTATCGACGAAGCGGGCGAAGAAGGGGTGCTGTGTGAGGAATAA
- the pilC gene encoding type II secretion system protein F — MPQFVYNAVDPSGRTLRGVMEADDERLVLAWLHEQHYHVLSVQPKRGGFSLAALKDLNRSKKVKLLELVMFSRQFATMIDAGIPILKSLDALETQAKNPALREVIGAVRQDVKGGMSLADALSKHPQVFSKLYVNMVRAAEVGGILDQILDRLAQFLEKELEIRQKIKSAMMYPVLVLIFSMVMVFALFTFVLPRFKEIFASMNVKMPPATQFLFSLSDYAVAYWYIPPALLIGAFVFLKQYGKNPKGRYQIDLVKLRLPIIGDLVLKMSISRFARTFGVLIASGVSMMRSLEIVAETAGNSVLATAIDSARNGVREGQKLSTPLGASGLFPTMVTHMIDVGEETGRLSDMLVKVSDFYEKEVDATVKGLTSMIEPMLIIFLGVIVGFIAISVMTPIFTLVSNIN, encoded by the coding sequence ATGCCACAGTTTGTATACAATGCGGTAGACCCGTCCGGGCGCACCCTGCGCGGTGTGATGGAAGCGGACGACGAGCGGCTGGTGCTGGCGTGGCTGCACGAACAGCACTACCATGTGCTGAGCGTACAGCCGAAGCGCGGCGGTTTCAGCCTGGCTGCGCTGAAAGACCTGAACCGCTCCAAAAAGGTGAAGCTGCTGGAACTGGTGATGTTCAGCAGGCAGTTCGCTACCATGATTGACGCAGGCATTCCCATCCTGAAGAGCCTGGACGCACTGGAAACGCAAGCGAAAAACCCTGCACTGCGTGAGGTCATCGGGGCGGTGCGTCAGGATGTGAAAGGGGGAATGTCTCTCGCCGACGCACTGAGTAAACATCCGCAGGTGTTTTCCAAGCTCTATGTGAACATGGTGCGTGCCGCAGAGGTAGGCGGTATCCTGGACCAGATACTGGACCGCCTGGCGCAGTTTCTGGAGAAAGAGCTCGAAATCCGCCAGAAGATCAAATCGGCGATGATGTATCCGGTGCTGGTGCTTATCTTCTCGATGGTGATGGTGTTCGCGCTGTTCACGTTCGTGCTGCCACGCTTTAAGGAGATTTTCGCCAGCATGAACGTGAAAATGCCCCCTGCCACCCAGTTTCTGTTCAGCCTCAGCGATTATGCGGTGGCTTATTGGTATATACCGCCTGCCCTGCTGATTGGGGCGTTCGTGTTCCTCAAGCAGTACGGCAAGAACCCGAAAGGACGTTATCAGATTGACCTCGTGAAGTTACGGTTGCCCATCATCGGCGACCTGGTGCTGAAGATGAGTATCTCGCGCTTCGCCCGCACGTTCGGTGTGCTCATTGCCAGCGGTGTATCCATGATGCGCTCGCTGGAGATCGTGGCAGAGACCGCAGGCAACAGCGTGCTGGCGACCGCCATCGACAGCGCGCGAAACGGCGTGCGCGAAGGGCAAAAGCTCAGCACACCGCTGGGCGCCAGCGGGCTGTTCCCCACGATGGTCACCCACATGATCGACGTGGGCGAAGAGACGGGTCGCCTGAGCGATATGCTGGTGAAGGTGTCCGACTTCTACGAGAAAGAGGTGGACGCCACCGTCAAAGGGCTGACCTCGATGATTGAGCCGATGCTCATTATCTTCCTGGGGGTGATAGTGGGGTTTATCGCCATCTCCGTGATGACTCCTATCTTCACGCTGGTCAGCAACATCAACTAG
- a CDS encoding twitching motility protein PilT, with protein MEQGYLQQQTSRHDDIEDLMPLDEENLPAYSQSAVSVATATGERHASDGETLSIDDMHIDDLLRMTVEKGASDLHLSVGLPPMVRVDGRLHPLPFEPLNPRDIQRLVYDVLTGDQIQKFEKTKELDFSYGVKDVGRFRFNVYRQRGSVGCAMRAIPSAIPSLEQLRLPAILRELTRRHSGLILVTGPTGSGKSTTIASMIDVINTERNCHIMTIEDPIEYLHSHKNSMVNQRELGTDTDSFHNALRAVLREDPDVILVGEMRDLETIRAALTLAETGHLVFATLHTRNAPQTIDRVVDVFPPEQQEQIRIQLANTLESVVAQQLLPMLGGGRVAAVEIMIATPAIRNLIREGKVHQIYSIMETSSQQGMQTMDRALADLHLNGLVSFEEAVLRCIDRENFMRFIQAR; from the coding sequence ATGGAGCAGGGCTATCTGCAGCAACAGACAAGTCGCCACGATGATATAGAAGACCTGATGCCGCTGGACGAGGAAAACCTCCCGGCGTATTCGCAAAGTGCTGTGTCGGTCGCCACCGCCACAGGGGAGCGCCATGCGTCCGACGGGGAGACGCTCTCCATCGACGACATGCATATCGATGACCTGTTGCGGATGACAGTGGAAAAGGGAGCTTCCGACCTGCACCTGTCCGTCGGCTTGCCGCCAATGGTGCGGGTAGATGGGCGTCTTCATCCATTGCCCTTCGAGCCGTTGAACCCGCGCGACATCCAGCGGCTGGTATACGACGTGCTGACCGGAGACCAGATACAGAAGTTCGAGAAAACAAAGGAGCTGGACTTCTCGTACGGGGTTAAAGATGTCGGCAGGTTCCGTTTCAACGTCTACCGACAGCGAGGCTCGGTGGGATGCGCTATGCGCGCCATTCCTTCCGCCATCCCCTCGCTGGAGCAGCTGCGCCTGCCGGCTATCCTGCGTGAATTGACCCGACGCCACAGCGGGTTGATTCTGGTCACCGGTCCCACCGGCTCCGGAAAGTCTACTACCATCGCGTCGATGATCGACGTGATTAACACCGAGCGCAACTGCCATATTATGACCATTGAAGACCCTATCGAGTACCTCCACTCTCACAAAAACAGTATGGTCAACCAGCGCGAGCTGGGCACAGACACCGACTCGTTCCACAACGCGTTGCGTGCTGTGTTACGCGAAGACCCCGACGTGATTCTGGTAGGCGAAATGCGCGACCTGGAAACCATCCGCGCCGCCCTCACCCTGGCGGAAACCGGACACCTCGTTTTCGCTACACTGCACACGCGCAACGCGCCACAAACCATTGACCGCGTGGTGGACGTGTTCCCACCGGAGCAGCAAGAGCAAATCCGCATCCAGCTGGCGAACACGCTGGAGTCGGTGGTTGCCCAGCAACTACTGCCCATGCTGGGCGGCGGACGCGTGGCGGCGGTGGAGATTATGATTGCTACCCCCGCTATCCGCAACCTGATTCGGGAAGGTAAGGTGCACCAGATTTATTCCATCATGGAGACCAGCTCCCAACAGGGCATGCAAACGATGGACCGTGCGCTGGCTGATTTGCACCTGAACGGACTGGTCTCGTTTGAGGAAGCGGTACTGCGCTGTATCGACCGCGAGAACTTCATGCGGTTTATACAAGCGCGATAA
- a CDS encoding HDIG domain protein — translation MGSHIAGIPKSPQEVIQNIGEIAMLPQVVMKVLDMTSSTRATTQELEDVIGQDQGLTSKVLTLANSSYYGLPRRVSSLREAVMFLGFRTVRNIAMTASCYNMFIGKSDSQSLLKRRIWKHSVDTSLLTRLVCAYASDVVPDEAFAAGLLHDIGKTVLEQYYPQAMMQVVQTAERLGIRHHEAEEQILGFNHADVGLALALHWNLPTVLGEAIGYHHYIPAASVAPKLVAVVAIASDISNALESGADEQYWRNGINEEAMKTLGISSEQIDTLIEGCRVEVERSAGLHSMAA, via the coding sequence ATGGGTTCACATATCGCGGGGATTCCCAAGTCGCCCCAAGAAGTGATACAAAACATCGGCGAAATCGCTATGCTACCGCAAGTGGTCATGAAAGTGCTGGATATGACCAGCAGTACCCGCGCGACCACGCAGGAACTGGAAGATGTCATCGGGCAGGACCAGGGGTTGACCAGCAAGGTGCTAACGCTGGCAAACTCCTCCTACTACGGACTACCCAGAAGGGTGAGTTCACTGCGTGAAGCGGTGATGTTTCTGGGCTTCCGCACGGTGCGCAACATCGCCATGACCGCATCTTGCTACAACATGTTCATCGGCAAGTCCGACAGCCAGAGCCTGCTGAAGCGCCGCATCTGGAAACACTCGGTGGATACTTCGCTACTCACGCGCCTGGTATGCGCCTATGCATCCGACGTGGTTCCCGACGAGGCTTTTGCGGCAGGCTTGCTACACGATATCGGCAAGACAGTGCTGGAGCAATACTACCCTCAAGCGATGATGCAGGTGGTGCAGACGGCGGAGCGGCTGGGTATTCGCCACCACGAGGCGGAAGAGCAAATTCTGGGCTTTAACCACGCGGATGTGGGGCTTGCGCTCGCTCTCCACTGGAACCTGCCCACTGTGCTGGGAGAGGCGATTGGTTATCATCACTACATCCCCGCCGCCTCTGTCGCGCCAAAGCTGGTTGCCGTGGTGGCTATCGCCAGCGACATCTCCAACGCGCTGGAGTCCGGGGCAGATGAGCAATACTGGCGTAACGGCATCAACGAAGAGGCGATGAAAACGCTGGGCATCAGCTCCGAACAGATTGATACGCTAATAGAAGGATGCCGTGTAGAGGTAGAGCGCAGCGCGGGACTCCACAGTATGGCTGCTTGA
- the pilM gene encoding pilus assembly protein PilM codes for MARWKGVFHKQGVVGLDLGSYTMKAVQVEPTRTGWRLLQIAQCPTPADAIRDGVIVQPQEVAEAIKRLLRENAFRASAAVTAIAGAPVIVRQITLPKMTEAMLRKTIRYEASKYVSTSIEDSYIGFEILGDVEHVPAEGEQSESTEKQMQVLLVVAPREMVDAQIRTVEMAGLEMLAIEVEAFALYRALFEINRVAMAKMEGRPAAMVDIGASYTNLYVVSGNGFFLTRTIPIAGDTLTQTTQNALHCSWSEAERFKRTIDFRQLLKRRSARSRAACEEESDQESVSSAQDGAVLKAVQGQVDELLREIRRSLHYYQSQFPEGSPQGQVTSLLITGGSSQLGGFAEYASARLGLEVEPGDPFNNPDFDTAHISAEALQMFAPVLGIAVGLAVREAFAERQRQAA; via the coding sequence ATGGCTCGTTGGAAGGGAGTTTTCCACAAACAGGGCGTCGTCGGACTGGACCTGGGCAGCTACACAATGAAGGCGGTGCAGGTGGAACCTACCCGCACCGGGTGGAGGTTGTTGCAAATCGCACAGTGCCCTACCCCAGCCGATGCCATCCGTGACGGCGTCATCGTACAACCGCAGGAGGTAGCGGAGGCGATCAAACGGCTCCTGCGGGAAAACGCTTTTCGTGCCTCTGCGGCTGTTACCGCAATCGCCGGCGCGCCGGTCATCGTCAGGCAGATTACCCTGCCCAAAATGACCGAGGCGATGCTGCGCAAGACCATCCGGTATGAAGCCAGCAAATACGTTTCTACCTCCATCGAGGACAGCTACATCGGTTTCGAAATCCTCGGCGATGTAGAACACGTGCCCGCAGAGGGCGAGCAGTCCGAGAGCACAGAGAAGCAGATGCAGGTGCTGCTGGTGGTAGCGCCGCGCGAAATGGTCGATGCACAAATCCGCACTGTGGAGATGGCAGGGCTGGAAATGCTGGCTATTGAGGTAGAGGCATTCGCGCTGTACCGAGCCCTGTTCGAAATCAATCGCGTGGCGATGGCGAAGATGGAAGGGCGCCCTGCTGCCATGGTAGACATTGGCGCGTCGTACACAAATCTGTACGTCGTATCTGGCAATGGCTTCTTCCTGACCCGTACCATCCCTATCGCCGGCGACACCCTTACCCAGACCACACAAAACGCGCTACATTGCAGCTGGTCGGAGGCAGAACGGTTCAAACGGACGATCGATTTCCGGCAGTTACTGAAGCGGCGCAGCGCCCGCTCGCGTGCGGCCTGCGAAGAGGAGTCCGATCAGGAGAGCGTAAGCAGTGCACAGGACGGGGCGGTGCTGAAAGCGGTGCAGGGGCAGGTAGACGAACTGTTGCGCGAGATACGCCGTTCGCTACACTACTACCAATCGCAATTCCCGGAAGGCAGTCCCCAGGGGCAGGTCACCAGTCTGCTCATCACCGGAGGCAGTTCCCAGCTTGGTGGCTTTGCAGAATACGCTTCGGCACGATTAGGGCTGGAGGTCGAGCCGGGCGACCCCTTTAACAATCCCGATTTCGACACCGCGCATATCTCCGCCGAAGCACTGCAGATGTTTGCCCCTGTGCTGGGCATCGCAGTAGGGCTGGCAGTGCGAGAGGCGTTCGCAGAGCGGCAGCGTCAGGCTGCGTAA
- a CDS encoding succinate--CoA ligase [ADP-forming] subunit alpha, translated as MAVLIDKDTRVLVQGITGREGEFHTRQMLDYGTQIVAGVTPGKGGQEVLGVPVFDTVQQAVQATGADASVIFVPAPFAADAVLEAADAGVRLIVCITEGIPVQDMVKTVALVRQKGVRLIGPNCPGIMTAGQCKIGIMPGNIFTPGPVGLISRSGTLTYEIVDLLTKAGLGQSTCIGIGGDPVLGSTFVDLLPLFEADSDTQAVVLVGEIGGSDEEIAAEYIRTMRKPVIGFISGRTAPPGKRMGHAGAIISGRTGTPQAKVDALRSAGVPVADALYEIPELVKQALAHRT; from the coding sequence ATGGCGGTGTTGATTGACAAGGACACGCGCGTGCTGGTGCAGGGCATCACCGGGCGCGAAGGCGAGTTCCATACCCGGCAGATGCTAGACTACGGCACGCAGATTGTGGCGGGCGTGACTCCCGGCAAGGGGGGGCAGGAAGTGCTGGGTGTGCCGGTTTTTGACACGGTCCAACAGGCGGTGCAGGCAACAGGCGCGGACGCCTCGGTGATTTTCGTGCCTGCTCCTTTCGCGGCGGACGCGGTGCTAGAGGCAGCGGACGCAGGCGTGCGCCTCATCGTGTGCATTACAGAAGGCATCCCCGTGCAGGATATGGTCAAGACGGTCGCGCTGGTTCGGCAGAAGGGGGTGCGCCTCATCGGTCCCAACTGCCCAGGTATAATGACTGCCGGGCAGTGCAAAATCGGCATCATGCCGGGCAACATCTTCACTCCCGGACCGGTGGGGCTGATCTCACGCAGCGGCACGCTTACCTACGAAATCGTGGACTTGCTAACTAAAGCGGGCTTGGGACAGTCTACCTGTATAGGAATAGGCGGTGACCCGGTGCTGGGAAGCACCTTTGTAGACCTGCTCCCGCTGTTTGAAGCGGACTCGGACACGCAGGCAGTGGTGCTGGTGGGTGAAATCGGAGGCTCGGATGAGGAAATCGCGGCGGAGTACATTCGCACAATGCGCAAGCCAGTGATCGGCTTTATCTCCGGGCGCACGGCACCACCCGGCAAGCGAATGGGTCATGCGGGAGCGATTATCTCGGGGCGCACAGGAACGCCGCAGGCGAAGGTGGACGCCCTGCGCTCGGCAGGTGTGCCTGTAGCGGACGCGCTCTACGAAATACCCGAACTGGTGAAACAGGCACTGGCGCACCGAACCTGA
- the sucC gene encoding succinate--CoA ligase [ADP-forming] subunit beta has protein sequence MKIHEYQAKEVLVRYGVAVPRGHVASTPEEVRAIAQELGGRVVVKAQVHAGGRGKAGGIRLADTPEQAEEHARALIGSRLVTPQAPQGVPVHKVLVEEAISIAQEYYLGITLDRARQRDVVMVSAMGGMDIEQVAEEHPEAIVKVWVEPWQGLMPYQARQALYNAGIAREAVPTATKFLLALYKAYVGSDASLAEINPFVLTSDGQCLAADAKLNIDDNALFRHPEFSEYKEESEEDPIEAEAHRRGIQYVRLGGDIGIIGNGAGLVMSTLDEVSRAGGKPANFLDIGGGAKADLVRNALEIVLMDPNVKGVLFNVFGGITRGDEVAKGILEGIRSLQVKVPIVIRLAGTRAEEGLALLQGTELIPAVTMQEAARKIVEVTR, from the coding sequence TTGAAAATCCATGAATACCAGGCAAAAGAGGTGCTCGTGCGCTACGGGGTGGCAGTTCCGCGTGGGCATGTGGCGTCTACCCCTGAAGAGGTGCGCGCGATTGCACAGGAGCTGGGCGGGCGCGTGGTGGTAAAAGCGCAGGTGCACGCGGGCGGGCGAGGCAAGGCGGGCGGTATCCGTCTGGCAGACACCCCCGAACAGGCGGAGGAGCACGCCCGTGCGCTCATCGGCTCGCGTCTGGTTACCCCGCAGGCGCCGCAGGGTGTTCCGGTGCACAAGGTGCTGGTGGAGGAAGCTATCTCTATCGCACAGGAGTACTACCTGGGCATCACTTTAGACCGCGCCAGGCAACGCGACGTAGTGATGGTGAGCGCGATGGGCGGGATGGACATCGAGCAGGTGGCAGAAGAACATCCCGAAGCCATCGTCAAGGTGTGGGTGGAACCCTGGCAGGGGCTGATGCCCTATCAGGCGCGACAGGCGCTGTACAATGCGGGCATCGCGCGCGAGGCGGTTCCAACCGCCACGAAGTTCCTGCTGGCGCTGTACAAAGCGTATGTGGGTAGTGACGCCTCGCTAGCAGAGATTAACCCTTTCGTGTTGACCTCCGATGGGCAGTGTCTCGCCGCCGACGCCAAGCTGAACATCGACGACAACGCCCTCTTCCGCCACCCGGAGTTCAGCGAATACAAAGAGGAGAGCGAGGAAGACCCCATCGAGGCGGAGGCGCACCGGCGGGGCATCCAGTATGTGCGGTTAGGCGGCGACATTGGCATCATCGGCAACGGCGCGGGGCTGGTGATGAGCACGCTGGACGAGGTGAGCCGTGCCGGAGGCAAGCCTGCGAACTTTCTGGACATCGGCGGCGGCGCGAAGGCAGACCTCGTGCGCAATGCGCTGGAGATTGTGCTGATGGACCCCAACGTGAAGGGCGTACTGTTCAATGTGTTCGGAGGCATCACGCGCGGCGATGAGGTCGCCAAAGGCATTCTGGAGGGCATCCGCAGCCTGCAGGTGAAGGTGCCCATCGTCATCCGCCTGGCGGGCACGCGCGCCGAAGAGGGGCTTGCGCTGCTGCAAGGTACGGAGCTCATTCCTGCCGTCACCATGCAGGAGGCGGCACGCAAAATCGTGGAGGTGACGCGCTGA